One Mycolicibacterium rufum genomic window, GCGCCGTTCACCTGGGAGGCGACCCGGCCGGTGCTGACGGGCGGGTCGCTGGGCCGCGAGGTGATCGGGTCGTACACGCAGTTGCCGTTCAAGCTGGCGTGGGCGATCACGATCCACAAGAGCCAGGGCCAGACGCTCGACCGGGTGATCGTCGACCTGACCGGCGGCATGTTCTCCACCGGCCAGCTGTACGTCGCGTTGAGCCGCTGCACCTCGCTGGCCGGGCTGGTGCTGAAAAGACCGGTGCTGCCGAAGGATCTGAAGACCGACCGGCGCATCGCCCGGTTCCTGCGCGGCGCCGGTGACGGCAGCGGCGCGCGACGGTTCTGCGCGTTCGGGATGCTGACGGTCGGTGACGAGGGTCGGATGTCGCGGCCGCGGCCGGTGGAGCTGGCGGTCGCGTTCGACGACGGCACCGCGGTGACCACGCTGATCAACCCGCAGCGCGACCTGTCCGACGCGCGCAGCGCCTACGGCATCACGGTGTCCGACGTGCTGCTGGCCCCGACACTGCGCGAGGCGTGGGCGGTCATCGCGCCGATGCTCGCCGGGTTCACCCCGGTCGGCGTCGGCGTCGACGAGCAGCTGGGGCTGATCGACTTCGAGCTCAAGCGGCTGGGCTACGTCACCGCGATGCCGTTGGGCGTCGAGCTGCGCGGCCCCCGGATCACCGGGCGCACCGCGCTCGAGCGGGCCCGTGCGGCGCTGCAAGCCCTGCGCGACAGTGACACCACCGACGGGGCGACGGCGTTCGAGGAGCCCGACGCTGTCGAGGGGTCGGGGCTGCTGGTCAGCCGGGACCCGACGGCGCCGACGCCCGCGGCCGACCACCTGCCCGGGCTCTCGGCGCTGCTGCGGATCAGCCGCGACGTCGGCGCGGCGCTGCTCGGTGCGGAGCCGGTGCCCGGCGCGGCGTCGACCTGGGACGCCGCGGCGCGCCAGTCGGTGGCCGACCAGCTGCGCGCGGCGGCGGCGCGGGTGCGGTTGCCCGCCGAGGCGGTGGTGCGGCTGCAGGCCGCATCGCGACTGCTGGGTGTCGACGTCATGCCCGAGACCGCGGACTGCCAGGACGACGACATCGGCGTCGTGCTGGCGGCCGGCACCCGGATCTGCTTCACCGGCACGGCGCAGGACGAGGCCGGGCGGGTGGTGGAGCGCGCCGAGATGGAGTCGTTGGCCGCGTCCGCCGGCCTGGTGCCGGTCAAGACGGTGTCGAAGACGCGGTGCGACGTCCTGGTGACCGCCGAGGCGGGAACTCAGTCGGGCAAGGCCCGCAAGGCGCTCGAGTACGGCAAGCCGGTGTTCTGCGCCGACGAGTTCTTCGGCTGGCTCGCGACCAGGCGGACCTCCTCCGCGGAATAGGGGCATCATGGCGAGGGTGCCCGTCTCCGCCGCTTTCGCCTCCGACAACGCCGCCCCGGCGCACCCGGCGGCCCTCGACGCGCTGGTCCGCGCCAACGACGGCCCGGCGCCCTCCTACGGCGACGACGCCGTCACCGCGCAGGCCGCCGACGCGTTGCGCGAGGCGTTCGACTCCCCCGGCGCCGATGTGCTCTACGCGTTCACCGGTACCGCGGCCAACATCATCGCGCTCGCCTCGGCCGTGCAGCCGTGGCACGAGATCCTCTGCAGCGACGTCGCGCACGTGCTGCTCGACGAGGCGGGCGGACCGGTGCGGCTCTCCGGCGCGCAGTTGACGCGGCTGCCCAGCCTCGACGGTCTGATCGCGGTCGACGAGCTCGATCGCCGGGTGGCCCGCCGCGGCCCGGTGCACCATTCGCAGCCGCGCATCGTCACGATCACCCAGTCGACCGAGAACGGCCGGGTGTGGCCGGCGCCCGACATCAAGGGGTTCGTCGACCACGCCCACGACCTCGGCCTGCTCGTCCACGTCGACGGCTCCCGCGTGGCCAATGCCATAGCTGCCCAACAGGTGTCGCCGATCGACGCGGTCGGCGACGCGGACATCGTCACGGTGGGCGGCACCAAGAACGGCATGCTGTTCGGCGATGCCATCCTGGTCCGCCGGCCCGAGCACTTCGGCGGAATCGCGTTCGTGCAGAAGCAGATCGGCCATCTGGCGAGCAAGCACCGCTATGTCGCCGCCCAGTTCC contains:
- a CDS encoding AAA family ATPase, with protein sequence MTDSAAIVLTDEFRHALDLLGGGGHVFLTGKAGTGKSTLIRRFMADTDRNVVVVAPTGIAALNVDGYTIHRLFGFRATTTLEDIRGGDYRPGRFTKTLASLQTLIIDEASMVRADVFDMVAAALARFGPAPGTPFGGVQIVLVGDLYQLPPVVSEHEAGYFSSAYDTPYFFSARAFHREDFPTVSLTTVFRQLGDDRMTAILNEIREGVLLGHAQEQLNARADKDFVPPDDEFWLTLAPTNRLVTARNRQQLERLSGDEFVHHAKASGDLGLFDPPVEETLRFKVGAQVMMLNNDQSDRWVNGSIGRVVGVGYDRYGAVVDVEFPDGSCADVAPFTWEATRPVLTGGSLGREVIGSYTQLPFKLAWAITIHKSQGQTLDRVIVDLTGGMFSTGQLYVALSRCTSLAGLVLKRPVLPKDLKTDRRIARFLRGAGDGSGARRFCAFGMLTVGDEGRMSRPRPVELAVAFDDGTAVTTLINPQRDLSDARSAYGITVSDVLLAPTLREAWAVIAPMLAGFTPVGVGVDEQLGLIDFELKRLGYVTAMPLGVELRGPRITGRTALERARAALQALRDSDTTDGATAFEEPDAVEGSGLLVSRDPTAPTPAADHLPGLSALLRISRDVGAALLGAEPVPGAASTWDAAARQSVADQLRAAAARVRLPAEAVVRLQAASRLLGVDVMPETADCQDDDIGVVLAAGTRICFTGTAQDEAGRVVERAEMESLAASAGLVPVKTVSKTRCDVLVTAEAGTQSGKARKALEYGKPVFCADEFFGWLATRRTSSAE
- a CDS encoding threonine aldolase family protein, with amino-acid sequence MARVPVSAAFASDNAAPAHPAALDALVRANDGPAPSYGDDAVTAQAADALREAFDSPGADVLYAFTGTAANIIALASAVQPWHEILCSDVAHVLLDEAGGPVRLSGAQLTRLPSLDGLIAVDELDRRVARRGPVHHSQPRIVTITQSTENGRVWPAPDIKGFVDHAHDLGLLVHVDGSRVANAIAAQQVSPIDAVGDADIVTVGGTKNGMLFGDAILVRRPEHFGGIAFVQKQIGHLASKHRYVAAQFLALLADDLWLQTAAHANAMARTLADGLEQLGLTLASPVEANEVFVRLDPDAHGKLSRSYVVHQPDLDEPVWRLVCSWATTREDVDDALAALR